Proteins encoded together in one Amblyomma americanum isolate KBUSLIRL-KWMA chromosome 1, ASM5285725v1, whole genome shotgun sequence window:
- the LOC144103381 gene encoding uncharacterized protein LOC144103381, with protein sequence MNRMTAVVPAILRARNSSQARDPTHRPPFAALTSVLCCQWQASIGPCVLPAFGCVIPPDPFMLKTKSCMEVVQATKLRVIFARDLEQAGKLVDGQWYSLSKASFFSKTKTIFLGSWAMYLGTCGQDNTGQHASASSKKSTKQ encoded by the exons atgaatcgcatgaccg ctgtggtgccggcgattctccgagctcggaactcttcccaggcacgggatcctacccacagacctcccttcgccgcactcacgagtgttctttg ttgccagtggcaagcatctattgggccatgcgtgcttcctgcctttggctgtgtcatccctcctgatccattcatg ctaaagaccaagagttgcatggaagttgtgcaagccaccaagttgcgtgtgatttttgccagggacctggagcaggctgggaaattagtggatggccagtggtattcactcagtaaggcaagctttttct ccaagacaaaaaccatttttcttggctcatgggcgatgtatctaggaacctgcggccaggacaacactggacagcatgcatcagcaagctcgaaaaaaagcacgaaacagtaa